A segment of the Bactrocera neohumeralis isolate Rockhampton chromosome 3, APGP_CSIRO_Bneo_wtdbg2-racon-allhic-juicebox.fasta_v2, whole genome shotgun sequence genome:
GGCCAGTTGGTTACGGTTTTGTGCATATACCCAGCCGACCGGGTGCGCATCGCTTAGAGTTGTTGACTTGGAAAGTGGCACCACTCACTTGGTGGGACAGTGTGCGTGAGAAGTTCGGCGGTGGCGGTGTGGGACTAAGTAAGGCAGATCTAATCTATACAGGTGTAGAGAGGTgagtaaatgtatatttaatttcaaatcgaaagtagataataataataatagtgatTTGGTTGATTCGAAAATGTGTTGCCTACAATCAGGCGCTAAGCGTAAAATAACATTTATAGCGATAAATACAAGATAtcgaataaatatatattttttacagatATAAACTACAAACGCGTTCGTCTGGTAAAATTATCATCGACCTTAATTTGGTTTTCCGCAATTTCGCTAAGTTTGGTGTGGAATTTAagtgagaagaagaagaagagaaggtttctttgaaaacaaaatgaagaaagtACTTACAACCGCACAGCTCTTGCTGTTGCTACAAAGTGTGTCTGCAGTAAAAATTGGTATTTCGAGAATAAATGTGGACATAACAAgcaccactacaacaacaacaacaaccacgcaAATGCCGCCAAGTACCACAGAGCCCACAACGGTAGTTGATCTCATGGAAAGCACTGCAACAACCGATTTTACCGAAATAGAAACCGAGTACACTAGccctacaacaactacaatcttaaagacaacaacaacaacgaccaCAATAAAGCCTAACTTCACAATTTCCATATTTCCCCCACGCCTAAGGACTACAAAATCAcctaaaattacaacaacatcaacgaCAACGCCTGCAGTAGCGAGTACAACGACCACTAATACACCAGAGAATACATCCAATGCTTCGAATGCTGATAGCAACTTTATTAAAGCGCATGAAAGTCAAGGCTTCTACTATTGCAGTTGCGATCTTTTGGTGGATGTATGCGacataaattgttgttgtgataGGGATTGTACGCAGGCAGCTTTAAGTGTCTTCAATTGTGATGATCCACCAAAggagaaaaagttaaaaaaccgTTTGGAGGACTTTCAATATCAACATGGATTGCCATCATGTAAAGTAAACGATGGTTGGCTTTGCGTGTTTCGCACGAATACGCGAAAGGAGGGAGAGAAAGTGAGTACAGCGTATAGTTGATTGagattgatattgatattgatattgatattgatattgatattgatattgatattgatattgatattgatattgatattgatattgatattgatattgatattgatattgatattgatattgatattgatattgatattgatattgatattgatattgatattcatattgatattgatattgatattgatattgatattgatattgatattgatattgatattgatattgatattgatattgatattgatattgatattgagattgatattgatattgatattgatattgatattgatattgatattgatattgatattgatattgatattgatattgatattgatattgatattgatattgatattgatattgatattgatattgatattgatattgatattgatattgatattaatattaatattaatattgagaTTGAGAGAGAGTGAGAGTTTCACTTGAGAGTGCGATTGAGATTGAGAATGAGATTGAGAGTGCGTTTGAGATTGAGTGTGGGATTGAGATTGAGTTTGGAATTGAGATTGTGATTTAGATTCAGGTTCAGATTCAGATTGAGATTGAAATTGAGAGTGAGTGAGGGGAGAGTGTTGTTTGAGAGTGCGATAGATATTGAGTTTCCTATTGAAATTGGGATTGACATTGTGATTGAGATTGAGGTTGAGATTGAGATTGAGATTGAAAATGAGATTGAGAGTGAGTGAGATGGAGAGTTTTGTTTGAGAGTGGGATTGAGATTTAGTTTGAGAATGAGTTTGGAATTGAGTTTCAAATTGGGATTGACATtggattgaaattgaaattgcgaCTGAAAtgatttagtttttgtttagttttgagattgaaatattgaaaatgatatTCATAAGTTCAGTCATtactacttttttaatatttgtcacCATTCCAGCTACCCgaaattgatttaaatacaaatcattACTACAAATGGCCTACACCTATTTGGGATACCGTTAGCGAACAAAACGCTGAAGGCAGTATGAACTCTTACAAATATGGAGACcccttacaatttttaaatatgaaaactatGACACTGAAACAATTTGGTGAGTGAATTACTGCGCTTAATTAAACCATAAACTAATTCTATAATCTTCATATTCCACGATAGATCTTCCAAATACTTTTCAACCGCCACACTGTCGAATAATGGAATccgtcaaatttttaaaatcgtacAAAGTCGACTGTTTATTAGCCACAttagaaaaattgcaaataagcGCCAGAAACAtactaaattttatacaaaataacaaattacTCTTAAAACCCATAAACGAGGCCAACGAACCGGGttatattatgaatattttgagtgatctgaaatttaaaatttgtgaaagagaATTGTGTGAAATAATGCCATTAAATAACAGTACTATTTTAGAACAACGACTCAAGCTATTCTACCCCGCTAagatcaaatttcaacttttacACAACTACACACAACTCTTGGGTGGCGTGGTAGAGTTCAGTGCTATAAATGCGACGCTAAACAGCAGAGAATTATGGCAAACTTACGAGTtggaatatatttacaaaaacataacGGTTACGAATGCCAGCAAGGAATTGAATGAAACTGCTTTTAGCCTTCAAAATGCTGTCAAACTCACTTCTGGCGCTTTGGGCTATACACAAGGCAAACCCATAATTATAGCACGCTTTATAGCAAACAATGAAAGCGCAACTTTAACGCAAACAAATCAAGTTTTAGACTATTTCCATGTGAATGCCACCAAGTCACCTACAAATCACACGCTTTCCTTATTCACCACACACCAGCATTATTGCCACCACGATGCTGCATCGGAAAATCTTATTAATTATGGCATAAGTGTGTTGAAGCAATGCAAGTTGCGCTTTAACAATGAAAGCCTCACGAAAATGCCACAAAAAGAACGcaatttcactgaaatttgTTTACAACTACAAAACCAAATCACAATACAGTTATTCGCTACTGATCTTTTCGCATTGGGTGAAAAATTTCCTGATTTATACATCTCTCAATTGGGACGGCCGGAAAATCGTAGCGATAAATGGACGCCTTTAAGAgtagaaaatcaaaatttcgcgCCCATAAGTGGTGAATATAATGCGCAGACACAAACTTTCAGTTGCCACaatatgttattaaatattGCTTACGAGTTCCTAGTGGGTGAATTCACCGAAGCGGGTATAGCGCAGCAGGCGTTGGTTAAGCGCGCAACATTGCTGTTTGGCGAACGTAATGATCTGGAATTCGAAATAGATGAAATGATCGAGGTGCCGTTGACGGTATCCGTTATGTTCTTCGATTATTCTAAAGACGTGCATAACTCCGGTATTCCGAGATTTAAAGCCGGGATCGTATGgtttattatattaatgaattttgtaACTTTATACGTAAacactaaaatatttatgaattaacCGCTATATAAAGTAGTATTTAGTCTGTAATTATATGATATACGATATTAGTATGTAATTAGCATTTGAAAATTCAATCAAATAAAGCGCATAATAATGAATATATTGGGTCGTTCACTAAGTACTTTCGTTTGACGGCAACAGCTGaccttatttaattttttcgcagccaacttGACACTTAACTGCTTTGCCGTTATATaatggggttttcaataagagtgctACAAAAGCTTTTtctacataaaacaaaaaaggtttGGGATATTTTGTATGGCCACCAGGAGCACGCTTGCTAAAGTCCAGAcgttgaacccaattttcgaagattttcaagcataaatctgCCGATACAGCTGCAATTTCAGGTTAtcaaaatagtctaacggcgtcaaattgcACGACGATGCGGCCAATTGTCTGGACCACTTCaagttcaccaaacttggtttaaataaatcgattttgacATTCGGTGTGTAGCTTTTGGCACcgttctgttggaaccacatatagTCCAAGTCCATATTATCAAATTCTAGCTCGAGAAAATGCTCAATtgtcattgagcggtagcgatttccattcacagtaacgtgccggtcttgatgaTCACGAAAGAAGTCCGGCTCAATGACGCCATCGGCTCATAAACCGCACTAAAcggtaattttttcgggatgcaatggtgactcatggagtacgtgtggattgctgcctgaccaataacgcatattttgcttattgacgaagccattcaaccagaaatgagcctcatcgctaaagatgatttttcgatgaaaatccgaatcattttcaagttgttgttcAGCCCAATTTCACGAACATACgtcgattctggtggtcaagcggcttcagggTGCCATTTGAGAAACTGATGTGGGTTTTCAATCAAATTCCTCAGCAATACTCTCTACAcaacgggcacttctttgtctcactgacacgagaacattttgtactacGCCTGTGAATTAAAATGTTTCCCCTAGACGTTCAATTGCTGATCTggcaggacgattatgacgaacATAAATTGGAACTCTTAAAGTTGTGGCCACTGACTCTGAATTttggtagaaaattttaataatttcggctCTTTGTTTGATCGcttatctttccatgatgacatggcaaaccttactgaagagaaatgtcaaaaaaacggGGAAATGGCATCGTTTGTTGTCCCTAtcagtctacttttgtagcgtcccaaTTGAAATACCCTTTAGTAAGGCTTACTTGTACTATAGGAAactttcatcaatttttttgaacattttttgtttgaatagaATATAAAACGAAAGTGATCATGGTATAAAAAGGATGAACCAGCTCAAAACACTTCGAGAGCCGACAGTCAACAAAATAATGTTATGTTATTTGTTTAGTGAGATTTCAAAGTGACCGTTTAAATTCAGCTTTTTCTCGACAACGCCACGGTTAATTCTGAAGTGTATTGCGATCAGCTGGACAAATTCAGTAATGTTCCACACCATGCGAGGCTTCATACTAGTTTTATGACTCGCTTTAAGCCTTTGCAGCTTGAATGGGATGTGTTGCTACACCCACCATATTCTCTAGACTTGATGCTTTCAAACTTAACGGTCTCTGCGACATTTTTTGGATGGGAGAACCTTCACCTCAAATCACGACTTCAAAAACCAATTGGATCAGATTCTGCAAGGATCAAAAAGTGTTTGCGCGTCGAATTAGTCTCGTACCCGAAAGGTAGCAAAAGGTATTGGATCAAAATTgatattataaattttcataaaatgttttacaaaataaaaaattgtgtttaaactggactaaaacaacaaaattacttagtgaacgaccCATATTATatggtcgatttttttttctggatgaaaatgaGGTCGATACTAGCAATAAGCCTTCGATAATTACCTGGAATATGAGATTTGTATGAGGAATTTCTGTATTaagttacaattaaaaaagtaatggtAATAGAAATTTGTAATGATAATGGTAATTTAGgtatatttccaataaaatcaCTCTTACATACTTGGAATGTCATTTTTGGTACGGATATTGCTCTAATTGCATTCACAATTGGCAGGTTTATACTCATTATGACAGTAattgtaatggtaatggtatttGAAAAGATAATGGAATTGTAACTGTAATAATAATGGTTATTGTGATAGTGATGATAATGGCAATTGTAACTGTAATGACAAtgataattgtaataataatgataattgtAATGTGGATGGAAATGTAATTCACGGCTAGTTAAATGTGGTTTCCAGCAAATGAAAGAAGTCCTAATTCCAATATACGTCGAATAATGATTACAGTagtggtaataaaaaaaatgcgatattgaaaatttgtactgatattacaaatattttcgaccgataatgataatgataataataatggaTATATAAATTGATAATGataaatgataatgataatgataatgataatgataatgataatgataatgataatgataatgataatgataatgataatgataatgataatgatgatgatgatgatgatgataatgatATTGATAATGATAattataatgataatgataatgaatGAAGTAGTTTTATCTGAAAGCTTTTGCAGCTTTTGATGGTTGTCAAAAAGTATAAACCAGGAACCTGACCTCTCATAGTATACAAGAAATTTTCTCAGGAGGTTACAGTTACAAATTCGGTTAACTGTATAGCTTTCGCGGCTTGGGGATATTTAATCGATcgcaaaacttcaaatttgcTCCTGGATATAAGCGTCCTGAGAATTTTTGAAATCACCTAGATGATGACTtccttatttacttttttcaaattcacaGACTCTTTCACTGACGCTACCTCAATAATTTcccaataattttcaatatacgAATTTCAAGAAAGAACATGATACAACactcaaatataaaatttagatcACATGAGATTTTGTTACTaaatatatgaaagaaaaaacttcaaaaccaattactgaaaagaaaaaattatacttttttacaattttaaccaCAAAAAGCTCTTCAAAACCAAGTACCGAAAGTAGAATTATACTCTTTTACAACTTTAACAACAAATAGCTCTTCTTTAAAAGAAAAGATAACAAAAAACTCCGAAAATGCGTCGCATCTATTCCACGAACTTACTAAAGCATATCGGCATCGAAGACGATATGATAACGGAAGAAAAACGACTTCAATGCCCGACCGTAGGCGCCGAACAACCGACCGAATTTCCAGAAGTAATCATTCAAACTGAATTCTTAGAGTCCAGTCACTATCACATCGAGACCGCGCAGAAATGGCTTGTGTTGAACGGCAAAAATGGGCGACAACACAAATTTCCGCTACAAACCATCTTGCCCAAAGTGCAAATGACGCGTACGGTGCCAGCGAAGCATCTACCACGTGATGTTGAAGTTGATCGACGTCGGCGACAAAACAGTAAACTGGATTTATTGCAAATGCTGGATGAGGCCGGCATAACCAACGGCGATCTAATGCCAACCGAAATACTGTACTACAGCCTCTCCGATAATGTCTTCAAACACTTTCTACCATTGAgtttctttgatgactcggACTATGACACAAACTCACCGGAGGCGTGGTTGAGTTTAGGCAAAGTGGAGGATGGCATATATCCACTGCCAGCAAAAGCTTTCCTGCCATACAGGCAAAGCCTATTCGATTATAGGTGGCAATATGCCGCCGTTAGCGCTTACGATAAGGAAACATCTAAATGGACTGTGCTGAACTTGGATGATGAGATGTTATATGAAATACCAAGTATACAAATTATGTTTCTTGCGGATAGTCCAAAAATGTTTGTGCAACGCATTCAAAAAGCGCAAAATGATCGTTGCTATGCCGAGCGGGTGATCAAAATGGAGTCAATCGTGGATTGTGTGCTGATGCAAGATATTGAAGATCAGCGCTTTATGCGTAACGATCGTATCGATAATCTGCTACAGAAGGTGATCGGCAGAGCCGATGataaatttcaatatcaattgcGCATCGAAGTCTATCTTGTGTTCGAACATTTAATGGCGTGTTATGAGTTCGAAAAATTCGTCAAACTCATGCCGAAAGAGTTTCCCACCTTTGATGACAATCTCATCGCGAATTCCTTGCCACGCGCCTTCAAATCGGTGGCGAATATTAATGAAGCGCGTAGCTGTAAGAGCTTTCGTGTGAATATCAAAAAGTTACGTTACCTTTTATTGCGCTCGACCATATTCTATATTGGCGCCGGCATCGAGGCTATGTGTAATGTCGCCGTGCAGTGTCAGTATATTGAGAcatt
Coding sequences within it:
- the LOC126754028 gene encoding B9 domain-containing protein 2, giving the protein MAEVHVIGQILKAVDFAEPHLYCKWSLQSGSAWKLVQGEVAGQTLVSSNRLEQSSDFAHPLDIHLATASIQGWPKLHLEVYAVNVLHKSWPVGYGFVHIPSRPGAHRLELLTWKVAPLTWWDSVREKFGGGGVGLSKADLIYTGVERYKLQTRSSGKIIIDLNLVFRNFAKFGVEFK
- the LOC126754021 gene encoding tectonic; this encodes MKKVLTTAQLLLLLQSVSAVKIGISRINVDITSTTTTTTTTTQMPPSTTEPTTVVDLMESTATTDFTEIETEYTSPTTTTILKTTTTTTTIKPNFTISIFPPRLRTTKSPKITTTSTTTPAVASTTTTNTPENTSNASNADSNFIKAHESQGFYYCSCDLLVDVCDINCCCDRDCTQAALSVFNCDDPPKEKKLKNRLEDFQYQHGLPSCKVNDGWLCVFRTNTRKEGEKLPEIDLNTNHYYKWPTPIWDTVSEQNAEGSMNSYKYGDPLQFLNMKTMTLKQFDLPNTFQPPHCRIMESVKFLKSYKVDCLLATLEKLQISARNILNFIQNNKLLLKPINEANEPGYIMNILSDLKFKICERELCEIMPLNNSTILEQRLKLFYPAKIKFQLLHNYTQLLGGVVEFSAINATLNSRELWQTYELEYIYKNITVTNASKELNETAFSLQNAVKLTSGALGYTQGKPIIIARFIANNESATLTQTNQVLDYFHVNATKSPTNHTLSLFTTHQHYCHHDAASENLINYGISVLKQCKLRFNNESLTKMPQKERNFTEICLQLQNQITIQLFATDLFALGEKFPDLYISQLGRPENRSDKWTPLRVENQNFAPISGEYNAQTQTFSCHNMLLNIAYEFLVGEFTEAGIAQQALVKRATLLFGERNDLEFEIDEMIEVPLTVSVMFFDYSKDVHNSGIPRFKAGIVWFIILMNFVTLYVNTKIFMN